CCCTTGTAGGCCGGACCGAAGAGCATGTCGAACCCGATGCCGGCATCGACGATGGCCTGCGCGTAGTAGCGCCCGAGGCGAGCCAGTGCCCCGCCCGTGTTGAACAGCCCGGCGTTGAAGAAATAGGGGCTGGTGCGCCCGGACTTCAGGGTGAATTCGCCGAAGCGCAACACGCCCTGACCGATGGCGAAACCGAGAAATTCTTTTTGGTAGTCTTTCATCTTGACGGCCCGTTGCTGGCATGGATCGAAGGGCCGCCATTGTAGCAGCTCGCCCGACGCCGGACAGGCCGGCTTTTGACAGTCCCGGCGGGCGCCGATACAGTCCCGGCTTTGCCAACCACCGCCGGAACGCCATGCGCATCATCTCCGTCAACACCAACGGCATCCGCGCCGCCGCGCGCCAGGGCTTCTTCGACTGGCTGCCCGGGCAGGACGCGGACGTGGTCTGCATCCAGGAGACCAAGGCCCAGGAACACCAGCTCGGCGACGAGGCCTTCTGGCCGCAGGGCTACTACTGCTATTACGTCGATGCGGTGAAGAAGGGCTACAGCGGCGTGGCACTGTACGCGCGCCGCGAGCCCGACGAGGTCATCACCGCCATGGGTGCGCCCGAGTTCGACGACGAGGGGCGCTTCATCGAGGCGCGCTTCGGCAAGCTCTCGGTCTGCTCGCTGTACGCCCCCTCCGGCTCCTCCGGCGACCACCGCCAGGAGTCCAAGGAACGCTTCATGGCCTACTTCATGGACTACCTCAAGGGCCTGCGGCGCAAGCGCCGCGAGTACGTGATCTGCGGCGACTGGAACATCGCCCACAAGGAGATCGACCTCAAGAACTGGAAGGGCAACCAGAAGAACTCCGGCTTCCTGCCGCACGAGCGGGCCTGGATGGACGAGCTCTTCGGCCGCGCCGGCTTCGTCGATGCCTTCCGCGTGGTCAACCAGGAGGCAGAGCAGTACACCTGGTGGTCCAACCGCGGCCAGGCCTGGGCGAAGAACGTCGGCTGGCGCATCGACTACCAGGTCATCACCCCCGGCCTGCAGGACAAGGTGCAGTCGGCATCGATCTACAAGGACGAGCGCTTCTCCGACCACGCCCCGCTGATCATGGACTACGACTGGACGATCTGAGGCGGCCTGCCTACGGTCACCCTCAGCGCGTGAGCTTGAGGCCCACCCGCGTGATGACCTCGCCCTCCATCTCGCGCACCACCAGCTCGAGGTTGCCCAGCGGCACGCGGTCGCCGACCACGGGCCGGCGCTTGAAGGCCTGGGCGAGATAATCGGCGAGGGTGGTGGCCCGCGCCCCGTCCGCCACGTCCACGCCGTAGACGGCAGCCACGTCGCCCAGCGTGGCGCCCGCATCGAGCACGAACTCCCCGAAGAAGCGCGATTCGCGCAGGTGCTCCGGCACCTTCGCCGTGGCCAGCAGGCGGTCCAGGGCCTCCACGTCGTCGCCGCGGGCGAGTAGCAGCAGCTGGTCGCCCACCGCGAGCCGCTCGGCCTCGCAGCCCGACACCACCCTGTCGCCGCGGATCAGGCCGGCCACGCTGGTCCCCGGCGGCAGCGACAGGCCGGCTGGTGTCTCCCCCAGGGCCGGGCTGTCCTCGGTCAGCATGTAGACCACCATCTCGTAATCGATCTGGCCGGGCAGGTCGAGCTCCAGGCGCCGGTGCCAGCCCGGGGTGGCCGGCACCTCCAGCCCGAGCCAGCGGGCCACGGGGGCCAGCGTCCAGCCCTGCAGCACCAGCGAGACCAGCACCACGAAGAAGGCCACATCGAAATAGCGCTGGGCGTTGGGCAAGTCGGCCAGCAGCGGGAACAGGGCGAGGATGATCGGCACCGCCCCGCGCAGCCCCACCCAGCCGACGAACAGCTGCTCCTTGAGCGGAAAGCCGAAGGGGGCCAGGGAGATGAACACGGCCAGCGGGCGGGCGATGAAGATCAGCGCCAGCGCCACCGCCAGGGCCGGCAGGGCCACCGAGAGCAGTGCGCTGGGCGTCACCAGCAGGCCCAGCATGAGGAACATCGCGATCTGCACCAGCCAGGCGATGCCGTCGTGAAAGCGCTGGATGCCGAGGTTGGCCTGCAGCGGCCGGTTGCCCAGCACCAGCCCCGCCACGTACACGGCGAGAAAGCCGCTGCCGCCCAGATTCAGCGTGAAGGAGAAGATCACCAGGGCGCCGGCCAGCGCCAGCAGGGGATAGAGGCTGGTGGCCAGGGGCAGGCGGTTGATGACATAGACCAGCAGGCGCCCGCCGCCGTAGCCGAACACCAGGCCCAGCCCCATCTGCTGCACCAGCATCACCAGCACCCCGGCGTCCAGCCCGGTGGCCCCTGCAGCCAGCAGCTCGACCAGGGCCACGGTGAGGAAGATCGCCATCGGATCGTTGGCCCCGGACTCGATCTCCAGGGTGGCGCTGACACGCTCCTTGAGGCGCAGGCCCTGGGCGTGCAGCAGCCCGAACACGGCCGCCGCATCGGTGGAGCCGACGATGGCGCCCACCAGCAGGCCCTGCAGCCAGTTGAGGTCGAACACCAGGGTCGCCACCAGCCCGGTGACGCCGGCGGTGATCAGCACCCCCAGGGTGGCGAGGCTCAGTGCCGGGCGCAGGCCGACGCGAAAGCTCGCCGCCCGCGTGCCCAGGCCGCCGTCGAAGAGGATGATGGCCAGCGCCACCGAGCCGATGAGATAGGCGGCCTGGTAGTTGTCGAAGCGGATCGCGCCCGGCCCCTCCTCGCCGGCCAGCATCCCCAGGGCGAGGAACACCAGCAGCAGCGGCATGCCGACCCGGCGCGAGGGCACGCTGACGAGGATGCTGATGAGCAGCAGCCCGGCGGCGACGAGGATCAGCTGGTTGACGGCATCCATTCGGGGGCTCGGCAGTGGGCGGGGTTCTGGTAAGCTTGCCGATCATTATGCCAGCACCCACGCCACCCTCGCACGAAACCGGACGCCCGGCGCCCCGCGGCAACGCCCGCGCCCGCAACTGGGGCGAGGCCCTGCGCGTCTACACGCGCCCGCAGGTGGTGGCGATGAACTTCCTCGGCTTCTCGGCCGGGCTGCCGTTCCTGCTGGTGTTCTCCACGCTCACCGCCTGGCTGGCACAGGCCGGGGTGCAGCGCGGCGTGATCGGCTTCTTCGCCTGGATCGGCATCACCTATTCCATCAAGGTCTTCTGGGCGCCGGTGGTGGACCGGCTGCGCTTCCCGCTGCTCTCGCGCCTGCTCGGCCAGCGCCGCGGCTGGATGTTCGCCGCCCAGCTCGGCATCGCCGGCGGGCTGGTGCTGCTGGCCCTCACCGACCCGGTCGCCCAGCTCGGGCTCTTCGCCGGCATCGCGCTGTTCGTCGCCTTCAGCTCGGCCACCCAGGACATCACCATCGACGCCTACCGCATCGAGGCGGCGGCCGATGCGCAGCAGGGCGCCATGGCGGCGGCCTATGTCTTCGGCTACCGCGTGGCCACGCTGGCCTCGGGGGCCGGCGCGCTCTACCTGGCGAGCTACCTCTCCTGGAGCCTGAGCTACCTCGTCATGGCCGCGCTCATGCTGGTGGGCATCGTCACCACGCTGCTGATCCGCGAGCCCGTGCATGCGCACAGCGAGGCGGTGAGCGAGCTCGAGGCCGGCATCAACCGCGCCCTGCACCTCGACGGGCTGGGCGAGGGCCGGCCGCGACGCGTCGCGGCCTGGTTCGCGCGCGCGGTGATCGGGCCGTTCGTGGAGTTCTTCACCCGCACCGGCTGGTACGGGCTGGCCATCCTGCTGCTCATCGCCATCTACCGCATCAGCGACATCAGCATGGGCGCCATGGCCAACCCGTTCTACCTCGACCTGGGCTACAGCCTGGAAGACATCGCCAACATCGCCAAGCTCTTCGGCTTCGTCATGACCATCGTGGGCGCCCTGGCCGGCGGCCTGGCCGTGGCGCGCTTCGGGGTGATGTGGCCGCTGTTCGTCGGCGCCATCCTGGTGGCCGCCACCAACCTGCTGTTCTCGCTGCTGGCGATCTCCGAACCCACGCTCGTGATGCTGGCCGTGGTGATCAGCGCCGACAACCTCGGCGCGGGCTTCGCCACCTCGGCCTTCATCGCCTATCTCTCCAGCCTCACCAACCGCGCCTACACAGCCACGCAGTACGCCCTGTTCAGCTCGCTCATGACCCTGCCGGCCAAGATCATCAGCGGCTTCTCGGGTCTGGTGGTCGAGGCGCAGGGCTGGTTCTTCTTCTTCCTCTACACCACGGGGCTCGGCATCCCCACCATCCTGCTGGCCCTGTTCGTCATCCACCACCGCGAGACCCTGGCCCGCCACTTCAACCACCGCCAGGCGGCCGAACGAACGCCTGACGCCTGAGGCCATGACCTTCGCCGAATTCCTGCGCCGCATCGACACCTACTGCGACCACCGCGTGCTCGCCGGCGCGCCGGCCGAGACCTTCGCCGCCGTACAGGAGGGCGTGCATCCGGATGCGGCCTATGGCCCGTTGCTGAAGACGCTGGTCGACTGGTGTGCCGTCAGCTCGGTGGATACGCGGGTGGAACGTGCGGCGCTGGTGAACGCGCTGGGCCCGCTGCGCCTGAGCTACCAGCAGGAAGGGGCCTCGCAGGCAGGGTATGCGGAACTGGCCGCCCTCATCCGCGCCATCGACGCGGCCTTCGACGATGCGCGGCTGGAGGCGCCGGAGCGGGAACTGCACTGATCAGTGCAGGCGGCTCGCGTCGTAGTCGTCGATGAAGCCCTCGGGGGCCTTGACCGTGATCTCGCGCGGGCCCGGCGAGGCGTGGTGCAGGACCATCTTCCAGCCGTCCTCGTAGCGCCGGTAGACGTTGGTGAACACAACCACGCCGCTCACGCTCGGGTCGCCTGCGCGCACGATGTTCTCCAGCCCCGAGTGCACGGCCAGGTCGCCGGTGACGGTCTTCACCACGTCGCTCAGGGTGATCTTCATGTCGAGCTCGCGCGAGAAGACGTGCACCCAGCCCTCCAGCACGTGACCCTGGCCGCGCAGGTGATGCCCGCCCACGGGATGCACGCAGACGATGGCCTCGTCCTCGGCCCAGACGTTCATCATGGCGTCGAGGTCGGCGGCCTCGAAGGCGGCGTAGTAGGCGGCCTCGGCCTCGTCGGGGGTATGGAAGACGGTCTCGGTCATGGTCGATCGCTGTCAGTGCAGGGTGCCGCGGGACGGCGGGGGCGCCTCGGCCTCCTGCCGGGGCGGCTCGGGGGAAGCATGATGCATGATCAGGCGCCAGCTGTCGCCCACCCGGCGATAGACGTTGGTGGCGAGCATCACGCCCTGCGAGTTGTTGCTGAGGGTGATGGTCTCCTTCACGGCGTGCACGGCCAGGTCCTCGTCGAGGGTGGCCTGCTCGTCGGTCAGCACGAAGCGCATGCCGCTGCCGTTGGCTAGGATCGAGCGCCAGCTCTCGCGAATGGCGGCGCGCCCGGCCAGGCGTCCGCCGCCGGGGTGGATACAGAGGATGCCGTCGTCGTCCGCCCAGACCTGCATGAGCATGTCGAGGTCACCGGCCTCGATGCTGCCGTAGAAGACGGCCTCGGCCTCGTTCGCGGTGGCAAAGCGGGATTTGTTCGCCATCGTCCATTCCTCCGTCCGGGTTGCCGGCTCCATCTGGGATGCCGGTTTGTGCTAGGTTAGCCTCTCGTCGCCGCCCCTGTCACACCGCTGAAGGTCTCCCACGCGCATGAGCCACATCCTCGCCGTCGGCATCGCCACCCTGGACATCGTCAACCTCGTCGACCACTACCCGCAGGAGGACGAGGAGCTGCGCGCCACGGGTCAGCGCATCGCGCGTGGCGGCAACGCCGCCAACACCGCCGTGGTGCTCGCCCAGCTCGGCCACCGGGTGGACTTCGCCGGGGTGCTGGCCGACGAACCGGACGGCCACCGCATCGAGGCGGACCTCGCCAACCACGGCGTGAGCACACGCTACTGCGCCCGCGTCGAGGGCGGCAAGTCGCCCACCTCCTACATCTGCCTGAACCAGACCAACGGCTCGCGCACCATCGTGCACTACCGCAACCTGCCGGAGTTCGACTACGCGCAGTTCGCCGGGATCCCCGTCGAGGCCTTCGACTGGCTGCACTTCGAGGGCCGCAATCCGGCCGAGACCGAGCGCATGCTCGCCACCGCGCGGCGCCGGCTCGCCGACCAGCCCGTATCGCTGGAGCTGGAGAAGCACCGCGACGGCATCGAGAGCCTGCTGCCCCATGCCGACGTCATCCTCTGCTCGCGCGCCTTCGCCCGCGCCGCGGGCTTCGACGACCCCGAGGCCTTCCTCGATGCCTGGCAGGCGAAGGCACCGCAGGCGATCTGGACCTGCACCTGGGGCGGGGACGGCGCCATCGGCCGCGACCGCAACGGCCAGCGCTACCGGAGTCCCGCCTTCCCGCCGCCCGCGGTGCTGGACACCCTGGGCGCGGGCGACACCTTCAACGCCGGGCTCATCGCCGCGCTGGCCTCGGGCCACCCGCTGGGGGCGGCGCTCACCATGGCCTGCCGCCTGGCCGGCCACAAGGTGGGCCAGGCGGGTTTCACCGGTCTGGATACCAACCAGCTTGCCTTCTGAGCCCATGACCGACGCACTCTGCCACATCCAGGACCTCGCCGATCCGGGCTCGAAGGGCTTCGAGGTGGTGATCGACGGCGCGCCCACCGAGATCTTCCTGGTGCGTCGCGGCCAGGCCGTCCATGCCTACCGCAACAGCTGCCCGCACACCGGCGGCCCGCTGGACTGGAAGCCCGACGAGTACCTGGACGGCGAGGGCGAGTACATCATGTGCGCCACCCATGCCGCGCTGTTTCGCATCGAGGACGGCCTGTGCATAGGCGGACCCTGCAAGCGACAGCACCTCACGCCCGTGCCGCTGCGGGTGGACGGTGACGCCATCTACCTGGCCTGACCCCCGCATGCGTGCGATCCTGCTGTTCCCGCTCCTGGCCATCTGCTTCGCCCTGCTGGCCTGGGCGCTGCCCGCGCCCTTCGCCGCCCTCAAGCCCGCCATCCCCTGGCTGCTCGCGCTGGTGATGTTCGGCATGGGCATGACGCTGCGCCCCGCGGACTTCGGCGAGACACTCGGGCGCCCGGGGCTGATCGGCCTGGGGCTCGGGCTGCAGTTCCTGGTCATGCCGCTGGCGGCCTGGGGAGTGGGCGAGGCGCTGGGGCTTTCGGCCGCGCTGCTGGCGGGGCTGGTGCTGGTGGGCGCGAGCCCGGGCGGCACCGCCTCCAACGTGATCTGCTACCTGGCGCGCGGCGACGTGGCGCTCTCCATCACGCTCACCACGCTCTCCACCCTGCTCGCCGTGCTGGCCACCCCGCTGCTCACCTGGCTGTACGTGGGTCAGCGTATCGAGGTGCCGGTCGGGCCCATGCTGGTCTCGGTGGCGCAGATCGTCCTCCTGCCCGTGGCGCTGGGCGTGGCGGCCAACACCCTCCTCGGCCGGCGGCTCGCTGCCGTCCAGCAGGTGTTCCCGGCAGTCTCCATCGCCGCCATCGTGCTCATCATCGCCATCGTGGTGGCCCTGAACGCCGACCGGCTGGCCGGCCTCGGCGCCCTGCTGCTGCTCGCCGTGATCCTGCACAATGCCCTTGGCCTCGCGGCCGGCTATGCCGCGGGACGGCTGTTCGGCTTCGACCGCCGCATCGCGCGCACCCTGGCCATCGAGGTCGGCATGCAGAACTCCGGCCTGGCCGTGGCCCTGGCCGCCAAGTACTTCGCCCCGGCCGCGGCCCTGCCCGGCGCCCTGTTCTCGGTCTGGCACAACCTCTCGGGGGCGGCGCTCGCCGCGGTCTGGTCGCGGCGGGGCGACTGAACGGCCGCGGTCGGCTATAGTCGGCGAATCGCAAAGCAGTCGAGGAGACCCCATGCGCATCCGTTCCACGGCGTTCGAGCACAACCAGCCGATCCCCGCACGTTACACCTGCGAGGGCGAGGACGTCTCGCCGCCGCTGATCTTCGAGGAGGTGCCGGCGAAGGCGAAAAGCCTGGTGCTCATCGTCGACGATCCGGATGCGCCGGACCCGAAGGCGCCGCAGCGTACCTGGGTACACTGGGTGCTGTACAACCTGCCGCCCGACCTCACCGGCCTGGACGAGGCCACCACCACCCCGCCGCGCGCCGCCGTGGGCCTGAACGACTGGCAGCGCAACGACTGGGGCGGCCCCTGCCCGCCCATCGGCCGACACCGCTACTTCTTCAAGCTCTACGCCCTGGATACCGTGATCGACGAACGCGAGGGCCTGACCAAGCTCGACATCACCGAGGCCATGATCGATCACGTCATCGCCCAGGCGGAACTGGTGGGGACCTACGCCAGGGCCGGGGACTGAGCGCGTAGAGAAGGCCGCCGCCGTCAGGCGGCGTCGAGTGCATCCAGCAGCCCACCGACCCGGCCCTCGAGCTCGGCGATCAGACCGGATTCAAGCTGCGCACGCAGCTTGAGCATCAGGTCGTCGTGCTGCTCGGCCGCCTCGCGCGCCAGCCGGGCGAGGCCCGCCCGTTCATCCTGCTCGCGCGCTGCCTGACACAGCGGGTCCTCCGGATCATGGGTCGCCGAGAGTTCGATCAGCCGGCGGAAATGCTCGGCCCCCGCCTGCTCGGCGGCCTCGCGCAGCATAAGGCGCAGGACCTGCCGGTCATGCACCTCGCCCAGCAGGTCCTGCAGGGTCTTGAGCGTATCCACCACCTCGTCGGCCGGAGCCAGCAGGCCGCACAGGGGCTCCACCAGGTAACGCAGGCGCTTGGCCTCGATGCGGGTGCGATGCGCACAGCGGGCATCATCCACGGTGCGCAACGCACGCAGCGATACCCCCAGCCGGTCCATCACCGCCTGCACCCGTCCGGCGACCGCCGCCGCGAAAGGCTGATGCTCCTTCCCGCCGGGACGCAACCGGGCGAAGCTCGCGCTGAGCTTGCCGAAATGCTTGCCGATCCGCTTGCGCAGGCGCCGACGCTCGGCCTGCCGGGCCGCCCCCAGGCGCTGCTGCAGCCAGTCGAAACCGACCCGTTCGTGGGGCCGCATGATTTCGCGCTCCTGCGCCAGCCAGGCGAGCTGCACCTCCAGGTCACGCGCACGACCCGTCGCCTCCGTCACCCGCGCCAGGCGCTTGCGCAGCTTGCGCAATGCGCCGCCGGCCAGGCAGGGCCGATAGGCCCGCTCGAGCGAGCGCAGGCGACGCACGGCCACGCGAAAATCGTGCACCGCCTCCTCGTCGCCATCGATCTGGATCCGCGCCAGCGCCTCCTCTGCCTCGGCAAACCGCTCCGTCATCAGGCCGAGCACGACCTCGGGCGCCGGACGTGTCAGCGCATTCTCGTGCAGCCGGTTCATGCGGTGTGCGGGAGACTGGACATCCCACGAGCATAGTCCGTGTTTGTGACAGTCACCCGACAGGTCACGGTGACATCAAACTGTCACCGCCGCCTGCTAAGAGTGGCCGCATGGGCGAGAGCCACCAGAACACACCAACCGCCAACACCGCGGAACTACAGGCCCTGCTCGACGAGCTGCTGGCCCTGCGTACCCATCTCGACCGACGCTCGGTGGAACGCCTGGCGGCATACACGGACGGCTTCGAGCTGCCGGGCTCGCGCGACAGCGCCTGCAATCTCGCGCAGTACCTGGCCCTGCGCGAATTCGACCGGCGTCCGCTGCAGCAGGCGCTGGCGCGCAACGGCCTCTCCTCGCTCGGGCGCAGCGAGGCGCACGTGCTCGGCACCATCGACCAGGTGATCCAGCTGCTTTCACGCGCACTACAGCGCGACCCGCCCATGGCTCGGCCCGCCTGCCCCACCGTCGGCTTCGAGGAGGGGAGCGACCGGCTGGCACGCCATGCCGAGCGGGTGCTCGGCCTTTCACACCCCGCACGGGCGGTGCGTATCATGGTCACGCTCGCCACCCGGGCCGCCGAGGACCCAGTCCACGTGCGCGAGCTGCTACAGGCCGGCATGGACTGTGCGCGCATCAACTGTGCCCACGATACCCCGGAGCTGCGCCAGCGCATGGTCAGGCACGTGCGGGCGCAGGCGGCCGAACTCGGCCGTCCCTGCCAGGTCGTCATGGACCTGGCGGGCCCGAAGCTGCGCACCGGCCCGCTCGAGTCCTACACGCGCCCACTGCACATCCGCCCCCACCGCGACGTACGCGGCGTGATTCGCCGCCCCGCCACGGTGCTGCTCTGTACGTCGGAAATCGACGAGGGCGGCCTGGTGCCGGATACCGACGCCCGCCTGGGCCTGCCGGCCGCCCTCGGTGCCCAGCTGCGTGTCGGTGACCGGCTCGCCTTCGAGGATACCCGTGCCAAGCAGCGTGCCATCACCATCGAGCGCGAACTCGGGCCCGGCCGCTGGCTGGGCAGCTGCGGCAAGTCCTGCTACATCGACGCCGGCACCCGCGTACGCCTGGAACGGCGGGCACAGGGGCGCAAGGCGAATCACGAGGACGGCTTCCACTTCACCGGCTTCACGCTGGAGCCGGTCGAGCTGCGGGTGTATCGGGACGACCCCCTGCTACTGCGCCGCGACCAGGCGCCCGGGCACCCGGCCCGGGTCGATGCCGCCGGCCACGTCTCCACGCCGGCCACCATCGGCTGCATGGGCGAACTCGCCCTGCCGCCCGTCTCGCCAGGCGACCCGGTCTGGTTCGATGACGGCACCATCGGCGCGCAGGTGCTGGAGGTGCGAGAGGAAGGACTGCTCCTGCGCATCACCCAGGCCAGGCCCGGGGGCAGTCTCATCCGCGCGGACAAGGGCATCAATTTCCCGCAGAACCCGATGCATGGCTGCTCGCTCACGCCGAAGGACCTGGCCGACCTGGACATGGTCGCCCGGGAGGCCGATGCCGTGGGATATTCCTTCGTCGAGAGCGCTGAGGACATGCGCCTGCTGATGCAGGAACTGGCGAAGCGGGACGCGGCCGGTATGCCGATCATCGCCAAGATCGAGACCCGCCAGGCGGTGCGCAACCTGCCTGATATCATTCTTTCCACCATCGGCCGACATCCGCTGGGCATCATGATCGCCCGCGGCGACCTGGCCGTGGAGCTCGGGCCCGAGCGCCTGGCCGAGATGCAGGAGGAGATCCTGTGGATCTGCGAGGCCGCACACATCCCGGTGGTCTGGGCCACGCAGGTGCTGGAGACGCTGGTGAAGAAGGGGACGGTCTCGCGCCCCGAGCTCACCGACGCGGCCATGGCCAACCGTGCCGAGTGCGTGATGCTGAACAAGGGACCCTATGTCACGCGCGCGGTGCAGACCCTTGCCGACATCCTGGCACGCATGCACGACCACCAGGTGAAAAAGACCGCGCAGCTGCGCGCCCTGCACTGGTGAGAGTCAACGCCCGGACGCCAGCCGGTCGGCCCGGCGCGTCGTCTCCGGCAAGCGGTAGCGGGTGAGGCAGCCCATCACGTAGTCGATGGCGGTGGGCAGCGAGACGCGATGTCCGGGCGAGACGTAGACGGGCTTCACGTTCGCCCGCGTGCGCAGCACCGCGCCGATGGCCTCCCCGCCGTCCAGCAACGGCACCCAGCCCCCCTTCTCCAGCGGCACCTCGGCATGGGTGCCGAGCAGGCGCGACTTGGCCACGCCGATGGTCGGCAGGTCCAGCAACACACCGAGGTGGCTGGCGATGCCCAGGCGCCGGGGATGGGCGATGCCCTGCCCGTCGCAGAGGATCAGGTCGGGCAGGGCCGGAAGCAGCGCCAGCGCGGCGAGCACGGCCGGGATCTCGCGAAACGACAGCAGGCCCGGCACGTAGGGAAAGGTGGTCGGCACCCGCGCGATCCGTTCCTCCCGCGGTTCCAGCCCCGGATAGGTCAGCACGGCCACCGCCGCCCGCGTCGTCCGCCCTCCGTCCTCGAAGCCCACGTCCACCCCCGCCACCTGTCGCACCGGATCCAGCCGGTCCTCGGTGACCACATACCCGCGCAGCCGCGCCTGGATGGCGCGGGCCTCGGCGGGGGTGACGGACCAGGGGTGGGCGTGGTGGAGGTGCATGGGGTTCGTCCGTTGTCCGTTGTCCGTTGTCCGTTGTCTGTACATCGTCATCCCAGCGGAGGCGGGGGTCCAGCGCGGCGGGCGCGCCCAATGGCCACAGAGACTGGTAT
The window above is part of the Chromatiales bacterium genome. Proteins encoded here:
- a CDS encoding pyruvate kinase, producing the protein MGESHQNTPTANTAELQALLDELLALRTHLDRRSVERLAAYTDGFELPGSRDSACNLAQYLALREFDRRPLQQALARNGLSSLGRSEAHVLGTIDQVIQLLSRALQRDPPMARPACPTVGFEEGSDRLARHAERVLGLSHPARAVRIMVTLATRAAEDPVHVRELLQAGMDCARINCAHDTPELRQRMVRHVRAQAAELGRPCQVVMDLAGPKLRTGPLESYTRPLHIRPHRDVRGVIRRPATVLLCTSEIDEGGLVPDTDARLGLPAALGAQLRVGDRLAFEDTRAKQRAITIERELGPGRWLGSCGKSCYIDAGTRVRLERRAQGRKANHEDGFHFTGFTLEPVELRVYRDDPLLLRRDQAPGHPARVDAAGHVSTPATIGCMGELALPPVSPGDPVWFDDGTIGAQVLEVREEGLLLRITQARPGGSLIRADKGINFPQNPMHGCSLTPKDLADLDMVAREADAVGYSFVESAEDMRLLMQELAKRDAAGMPIIAKIETRQAVRNLPDIILSTIGRHPLGIMIARGDLAVELGPERLAEMQEEILWICEAAHIPVVWATQVLETLVKKGTVSRPELTDAAMANRAECVMLNKGPYVTRAVQTLADILARMHDHQVKKTAQLRALHW
- the nfi gene encoding deoxyribonuclease V, whose translation is MHLHHAHPWSVTPAEARAIQARLRGYVVTEDRLDPVRQVAGVDVGFEDGGRTTRAAVAVLTYPGLEPREERIARVPTTFPYVPGLLSFREIPAVLAALALLPALPDLILCDGQGIAHPRRLGIASHLGVLLDLPTIGVAKSRLLGTHAEVPLEKGGWVPLLDGGEAIGAVLRTRANVKPVYVSPGHRVSLPTAIDYVMGCLTRYRLPETTRRADRLASGR